From Leptodactylus fuscus isolate aLepFus1 chromosome 11, aLepFus1.hap2, whole genome shotgun sequence, one genomic window encodes:
- the LOC142185624 gene encoding interleukin-13 receptor subunit alpha-1-like has protein sequence MDGQNRGLLLLLVCLCADWTCGSVHTGRLYPPSNITFGMYNMFCLFWKWTPTNSTAQCLLRYKTEIQMARMRPGEKDTNLYYIQLIDNRIDLNKDITLEASTECGNRTSLVKTFTSALTTGDPRTMVKNMTCVWHYKEYVDCTWHPGEVTPPNVNYSLHYWLSKEDSCPQVENKQPTPFADLLDGGDPCQDYTYHNGIPVGCRFRLEASDGDLRLVAVVTDRAHNIKPYIYFTACVSSIAKLKAPVITEIKRTQNESVFVSWNVSDIMPELKYQVSSSDSTHEVVGTSKEFPNVLRDSTYSVKVRVALPEYVTCSTPNPRQGSRNVTWSEWSEEKTLQAEEDGRTQLIVVLLLVSLVVLVATVLLLINLRRLLLLLCPRIPDPSTVISKDFQHWLQYGKSVYNEPKREEVCVVSLLETQPSSSPA, from the exons GACGACTTTATCCTCCATCCAACATAACATTTGGGATGTACAATATGTTTTGTCTGTTTTGGAAGTGGACGCCAACAAATAGCACCGCGCAGTGCTTACTACGGTACAAAACCGAAATACAGATGGCACGCATG CGGCCTGGAGAGAAGGATACAAACCTCTATTATATCCAACTGATCGATAATAGAATTGATTTAAACAAAGACATCACCTTAGAGGCTTCCACTGAATGTGGCAACAGGACGAGTCTGGTGAAgaccttcacatctgcgctgacCACGG GTGACCCAAGAACTATGGTGAAGAATATGACATGTGTCTGGCACTACAAGGAATATGTCGATTGCACATGGCATCCCGGAGAAGTCACCCCGCCCAATGTAAATTACAGCTTACATTACTG GCTCAGTAAAGAAGATTCATGTCCTCAAGTAGAAAACAAGCAGCCGACACC ATTTGCTGACTTGCTGGATGGAGGAGATCCCTGCCAGGATTACACCTATCACAATGGAATCCCAGTTGGCTGCCGATTCCGATTAGAGGCGTCTGATGGTGACCTAAGGCTGGTGGCAGTGGTGACGGACCGAGCGCACAACATCAAACCCTATATTTATTTCACTGCCTGCGTCTCTAGCATCG CAAAACTAAAAGCCCCCGTCATAACGGAGATAAAACGAACCCAAAATGAGAGTGTGTTTGTCAGCTGGAACGTGTCCGATATAATGCCGGAGCTGAAATATCAAGTATCGAGCAGCGACAGCACCCACGAG GTTGTAGGAACCAGTAAGGAATTTCCCAATGTATTGCGGGATAGTACGTACTCCGTTAAGGTTCGGGTGGCCCTACCTGAATACGTGACCTGTTCCACACCCAATCCGCGCCAAGGAAGCAGAAATGTCACCTGGAGCGAATGGAGCGAGGAAAAGACATTGCAAG CTGAGGAGGACGGGAGAACCCAATTGATAGTGGTCCTTCTCCTGGTTTCATTAGTGGTCCTCGTGGCTACGGTCCTTCTGCTTATCAACCTGAGAAG attgctGCTTCTTCTTTGTCCCCGAATCCCTGACCCCAGTACAGTAATATCAAAGGACTTTCAG CATTGGCTACAATATGGGAAATCTGTCTACAACGAGCCGAAGAGAGAGGAAGTGTGTGTGGTGTCTTTACTAGAAACTCAGCCGTCGTCTTCTCCAGCGTAA